The DNA window GGATTCGGCGTTGAGCCGTACCTGCTCGCCGAGCTTCTCGCTGAGAGTGGAAGCGCCCAGCGCCTCGCCGGCTATGCCGCGCATCTTGCCCTGCTCGCGCGCGAACTGGCCGATGGAATACTCCAGGAAGGCAGGCACCATGGCCTGCAGCTCGTCGCCATAAAAACGGATGAGCTGTCGCAGAAAATTGACGGGCAGCAGATGCGGTCCCCGCGTCTCTTCCTCGAGAATGATCTGTGTCAGAACCTCGTGGGTAATGTCCGCGTCGCTTTTGGCGTCGATGACGACGAAATCGGTGTTGGCCCGCACCATGGAGGCGAGATCCTGCAGCGTGACATAGCTGGAGGTGCCGGTGTCATAGAGCCGCCGGTTGGCGTATTTTCGAATGACAGTGCCCTGCTTCGCCCTGGACATGGGGAGCCTCTTGCCGCGTCGCCGCGCCCGATCGCGGCGCGACCAGCATAGGAGAAATGGTGCGACGCAGCCAAGTCTTTTGCTCTGCACTTATTCCTTTTGCGCTGCGGCAAAACGCTTCGCCCTTCGGATAGCCGGAGAAGCGTGCCAAAGCCCGAAAGGACTGGTATTGTAGAAACTTGCATCGCTTTTCGGAGGAAGTGCGATGCGTGCCTAACAGGCATCGAGGGATCGGGGAGGCATGGTTCGCGTCGTCACGGCCTTGTCGGGGCTGGTGTTGGTCGTCCTGGCGTTGCGCCTGGCGATGGCGCCGCTCTTTCCTCTCGACAAGTTCGTTGCGCCGGCCATCACCGCCTTCGAGGCCGAGACGGGCACGGTGGTCAAGATCGGCGATGCCGATCTTGAGTTGCTGCCAACGCCGCGTGTCGTCGCCTCCGATGTCGAGATCGAGCTACCGGACAGCCTCGGCAAAGTGCATGCCGATAAACTCCTGCTTGATCTCAACCCGTTGCCATTCCTGTCCGGTTCGGCCGAACTCGGCAGCGTGACGGTCGAGCGTCCGGTGCTGCGTCTTTCTCTTGGAGGCGGTGACCTCGACCCGGCCAAAGTGATCGGCGCGCTGGCCAATCTGGCTCGCCGGGCGACCAACAGGCATTTCCTGGCCACGGGCGGGCAGCTTGTCCTTTCGGTTGGTGGGGTGGAGGCTGCTCTTGACGATGTCACGGCTTCAGCCGCCCGCGCCGATGGCGGTGATCGCCTCATTCTCAAGGCTATGTTTCACGGCACGCCGGTATCCCTGACAATGGAAACCGGTTCTGCCGGCGCCGCTCGGGTGCAATTCACCACGCCGGCTCTCAATCTCGGCCTCGATGGGGGGCTCGCGGGGGGAGGCTTTGCCGGTCGCCTCGATCTGTCGGTGCCGGATGCCGCGGCCCTTGGTGGACCCTTGGCGGCGGCCCCTGGGCCGATCCAGCTCAACGGCGCCATGACGCTGTCGTCAGACCGGGCCGAAATGGTCGATGCCTCGACCACCGCCTTCGGCGGCAATGGACGGTTGTCGGCCGCCCTCGACCTCAGCGCCCCGCGGGTTTCTCTCGATCTCCACGCCGATTTCAAGCGACTACCGTCCAATTCCCTGGCGATTCTGGCTGCCCTTGCAACACATTTCGGGTTCGATCCCGTTGAGGGCCATGCCCCTATTGACGCCGGGCTCGACCTGAAAGTCGCTGAACTGGCGCTTCCCGATGGCGATATACGGAATGTTCGTCTCACCGCCGTCGACCGCGATGGACGCATCGGTGCGCTGTTCGACGGCATGGCGGGCGGCGGCACGCTGTCGGGCCGGCTCGACCTCGTTCCTGACGGCGACGGTCGGCGTCTTGGTGCGTCCTTCGCATTGAAGAACGTCGCGGTCGTTGATGTCGCAGCGTTTGCCGGGCTTGCCGCCTCGCCGCTCACCGGACGCATCGCCGCCGATCTCCGCTTGTCGGCCCATGGCCGGTCGGCGGACGAACTGGCGGCAACGCTTGCCGTGGATGGCTCCGGTCAACTTCGTGAGGGGCATCTCGGCAAACTGTCGCTCATGAGTGGGGTCGCGCTGCCGGTCTTGACCGGTCTTTCCGCCGATCTGTCGATCATTGGTCTCGACAAACCGGCCCGGTTCACCGCCCAAGGCACCGCGCCGTCGGGCGTCATCAGGCTGGAAGCGACAGCCGCGCCACGCCGGTTGATCGAAGGTGGCGCCGCGCCGCTCGAGATTCGGGTCGAAGGGCCGATGCTGTCCGCCGGCTTTGAGGGGGGACTGGATCCGATCGTATTTTCGGCAAGCGGCAGTCTGACGCTGACAAGTCGTCATTTGGCGGCACTCGCCGGTGTCGCCGGCTTGCCGGACATTGCTTCGCTGGACGGCAAACTCGAAGCCGGCCCGGGACGCATGACGTTGTCCGATGCGCGGCTGATGCTTGGTGACGGCGCCTTTGGGGGGCAGCTCGATCTGTCGACCGTCGGCGAGCGCGGTCGTCTCACCGGTCGTCTCACCGGCGATATGGTCGATGTTGCCGCTGTGGCCGGTGCGTTCGGCGATATGCTGTCCGTAGCCGGCGGGCAACTGGTGGCCGCCATCGATGCCGATCTGCGGATCGAGGCGGGGCGTCTCGTCGCCGGCCCGGTGGTGGCGGCAGGTGGTCCTGTCGATCTTCATCTTGGCGATAAGGGAGCCGAGATCGGACTTCCCCAGCTGGCGCTCGGTGGCGGCAGGGGTTCGGCAACCTTGATCGTCAAAGCGGGCGATCGGCCTCGTTTCGTCCTCAAGGGCGCACTCGAGGGTGCACGTTTGGCCAGTCTTGCGCCGCTTGTCGGGACCATTGCCGACGGCGAGTTCAGTCTATTGGCCGATGTCAGTGCCG is part of the Pleomorphomonas sp. PLEO genome and encodes:
- the phaR gene encoding polyhydroxyalkanoate synthesis repressor PhaR — its product is MSRAKQGTVIRKYANRRLYDTGTSSYVTLQDLASMVRANTDFVVIDAKSDADITHEVLTQIILEEETRGPHLLPVNFLRQLIRFYGDELQAMVPAFLEYSIGQFAREQGKMRGIAGEALGASTLSEKLGEQVRLNAESFERAVRAVLPGETPDAPASPAESRTADIDALRDELTAMRRRLDRLAPETE
- a CDS encoding AsmA-like C-terminal region-containing protein, with translation MVRVVTALSGLVLVVLALRLAMAPLFPLDKFVAPAITAFEAETGTVVKIGDADLELLPTPRVVASDVEIELPDSLGKVHADKLLLDLNPLPFLSGSAELGSVTVERPVLRLSLGGGDLDPAKVIGALANLARRATNRHFLATGGQLVLSVGGVEAALDDVTASAARADGGDRLILKAMFHGTPVSLTMETGSAGAARVQFTTPALNLGLDGGLAGGGFAGRLDLSVPDAAALGGPLAAAPGPIQLNGAMTLSSDRAEMVDASTTAFGGNGRLSAALDLSAPRVSLDLHADFKRLPSNSLAILAALATHFGFDPVEGHAPIDAGLDLKVAELALPDGDIRNVRLTAVDRDGRIGALFDGMAGGGTLSGRLDLVPDGDGRRLGASFALKNVAVVDVAAFAGLAASPLTGRIAADLRLSAHGRSADELAATLAVDGSGQLREGHLGKLSLMSGVALPVLTGLSADLSIIGLDKPARFTAQGTAPSGVIRLEATAAPRRLIEGGAAPLEIRVEGPMLSAGFEGGLDPIVFSASGSLTLTSRHLAALAGVAGLPDIASLDGKLEAGPGRMTLSDARLMLGDGAFGGQLDLSTVGERGRLTGRLTGDMVDVAAVAGAFGDMLSVAGGQLVAAIDADLRIEAGRLVAGPVVAAGGPVDLHLGDKGAEIGLPQLALGGGRGSATLIVKAGDRPRFVLKGALEGARLASLAPLVGTIADGEFSLLADVSAEGKKRADLFKSATGTADFSVAHGVLNGFDPVALIGRLAHAVQTGFGADPGRVGFDKLSGHVKFARGSATSDDLAFAAGDLQLSGSGSLGLANGALDLRLKPKMKGYPDFEVPVAMIGPFSSPRLYPNLPGLVDDPASGYARLATMAGGFARLLVGEEAAPKLETVGPDAMTSMIDKLAETPKPVEAPVAPVASPGLAAPLPLSRPPGLVSVSQQAQTVSRPSALTGGPLDLGALGRTPGKVAPAIARDTQCRPGRDGRCIP